The genomic segment tttggagCCATGGCAGTGCTTGATTTCTAGATGGTTGAATCCGCTTTATTTAGGGGCTTGATATGTGAGACAAATTGTAATTAAATTTGTGGTGGATTTGTATAGTTTTATGCCTCCATTCTAGACTGATATTCTTTTGATAAACAGAATGGAATGATGGGAGAATAATCAGGAggccaaaatgtttgtttttggaaTGCAGTATTGGCCCCTGGTATATGGATTTAGATGTCATAGTCATAAGTATGCTTCTTATTGTTTTTGTGTGCTGCTTGTGGTAAGGGAAGTCATGGTCTTTACTTCTCTGCTATGATTTCTCTGCCCTCAGGTAAGGTAGAAACCTCTAATGGCCATTTGGTTTGAATCCTATGTGTTTATTGGAAAAAAAGTAATTGTTAGAAATTGCTTTATTACATTAGCATCTTTGATCGATGTTTCAAAGATTCAATTAACAAAAATACcttgggtgtgcaaaaaaaagagCTTTTCCCCCTCAGTCAGAAAGAGTTAGAAACTGTGAGGTTGGTTGGAGAAAATGACAAGCAATAGACACACTTTATTCGAAATGCTTGCTTGAGGATTGTTGCTATTCTATTTGTATGTACTGTGAATGCTGCATGTATCTACTGGTTGCTACTTGTCAAGTCCTTGATCTTAGCTTTCAAGAAACTGGGTGTATGACTACATAACTGAATGTTAGTCACTCCCATCTGTTGTCTCCTATGCAGCTGCATCCCCAAATATATTAATGCACTAGAGCCTGTTCAGGTTAAAGCATTCAGTAGATTctgtatataaaaaagaaaggagAATGGATGGAATCTTGCCTGTTGATACAATAAACTTCTttgctattttattatttatttggttaTGTATTTGACTGGTGAGAAAGATTTGGCCAATTGACTAGACAAATATTGACAAACAGGATGAATAGACATCAATGGGTtattttaaattggattttaaattttaaattggatttttaaagtgCTGGCTGTAActtctcttttaaaaacaacttgGATTAAAATAGAATCTGACCTTAATGGATACATAGTAATACCTTAAAGCGGAACATGCCCATTATGAAATGTTGCTCTTTTTTGTAAAGAAAGGCCTACGAGGATAATATATTTGTTGGTCATCTTATAGCACAGTAGTTCGTGTAGTTATATTATGGCTTAAATCTAGGACCAGGGACTGGCAGGTCACTGCAAGTGTCATCCACTGAACACAtgtaaagctgccttattctgagtcagtctattggtctatcaaagacTGTATCGTCTTATGATTAGCAGCAGTTCCAGGGTCTTCTTgagtagaggtttttcacattacctgctacctgatccttctaactggagaagctggggattgaacctgggaccttctgtatgtataccagatgctctaccactgaaccctcTGGGTGATCTCTTACTCTTGATTTATGCCTAGTAACTACCTGAACATCTCACGTCGCTCACTGCACTAAACTACATATATAACTAAAGGAGCATGGATTATTTTAACTCCCATCTCATGGAGAACAATAATGTGCTTGGTAACTTATTAGTCCTTTTTCTCTTAGAAATTATTTACTTTTGTGGGGTGATGGCAGGCAGCTGTAACAAAGGAGAAGGGCAGACTAAAGTAGAAGTGTTTGCTGGAAGGAACCACCTTCTAGTGTTGTTTCCAGTCATCACCTGTCTATTAAAAAAAGTAACAAAGCCAGATTCTAACCCTATTCTTCTTACAGGTTTGCAAATACTACCTTTGTGGATTTTGTCCTGCTGAATTGTTCACAAACACCCGTTCTGACTTAGGTAAGTGTGTGGGCTTCCTTTACAAAAGTCAGTTGAGATTAATGTTTTTTGATTCTGtgatctttttaaaattcttgttAATGTTGCTTTTTAAATCTTACTTCATTAATGGTGTTCGATGTTGCTTTTTGTTGGGTTTTTGATGTATTAAAAGCCACCTTAAATACTCTTTTCAAAGGCCCCTTAGGAAGTGTGGGGACAACCAGCAGTGGAGGGCCCTACTTCCCAGCCTCCCTGGGTCCCGTTTGCCTCTTGCTTGTCTCTCCCTCCTATCCACTTCTGCCTCTTTCTGTCACACCCTCTCCACCATTTAGTTAAACATACAGGCTGGCTCACTCATACAGAGCTGGCCTATGCATAACTCAGTCCTTTTCTACCCAAGTGTTCTGGGGACTACATAGGCAACAAATTCTAATTTTGTTTGGGGAAATTAGAGTAAGAAAGGAAGGTGATGCAGTTACTTGCAGGGGAGAAATAAAGACAATTGAAGGATTTCATACACTTGGGAGGATGCAGATAAGACACAAAAATCGAGCATAGCCTGAATAAACTGACTCCCTAGgtccgtgttggcaaacctatggcacgcgtccTGGACTTGGCACGcctagccctctctgtgggcacacgcgggTAAGTTAAGCAGCCAGCGTCTACCTTCCCTGGACtctgggtggcgggggctttgagGGGCTCCTTgttgcctgcaggcagcgcggagcccttcaaagcctccccttccctggacttcaaagcccccccttcccgctgcaggcagcccttcaaagcccccctccttccctggactccttccctggactccttccctggactccccgccaccggctttgaagggctctgcactgcctgcaggcaaccccttcaaagcccccctccttccctgaaCTCCCCGCCGCCCACCTGTGAGGAAAcatcagtattcaggttaaattgctgtgttggcactttgtgataaataagtggggtttgggttgcagtttgggcactcggtctctaaaaggttcgccatcgctGCCCTAGGTCATGTTGGCCTGATATGGGCCTATCTGACAAGAAACCACCTCTTTCCTTGCTTGCTCCTGAGATAGGCAAATGTAACACTCCCATcaggatttttaattttttgtgtgaTCACACCCCCATGGATAGGTGCTCTTTTCCACTTCGGCTTTGTTATTTGTTGACCTGTTCCCACTCTTACTAGAGAGGCTGCCCAATGGGATTGCTGGTTTTAGGAACTTAATTAAACACAGGAAATCATGGGGACCAGAATGGGATTCATGACGACTTCTTTGGGAAGAAATGTTTATGAAAACTGGGTCTCCGTTGAGGGGTCATAATTGTTGCTAGTGATGAAATGGGGGCTTCATGTTTATTACTAGCAAATAATATGCTATAATGGGTTGAATCCCTGAACAAAGGATTGTGTATCTTTTCCATGTTCCcctcctgtgaacagtcctttttGACCCCAGGAAATCCCTGGGTCAGGATGCTGcggtggagagggagaaggggacaaAATCACTCCCTCCTCCATTAGCAGAGCTCTGCTGTTTCAAGAAGTAGGCTGAAGCTTCCCTCTCGTGGCTGCCGCTCCATGTGGTTTCCTGTGTGGGTCTAAAAGGACTGCTGGAGGGAGGAGAACCCTGGAAAGATCTGCAACCGTCAGCACTTTCCACTGATTTACCATGGGATTCAATCCAGTGTTTCTGTTTCATTAAAATATCTCATTAAAATTCAGACCTCATTAAAATATCTCAAAGCTTTAGATTTGCAAAAGTTCCCAATTGTTTTATATTCTAGACTTAGAATTGCAGATCAGCCATAATCTCTGCTAATTATTTCAAACCATCAAAAATGctatttcctagttcttgtaaATATTTTTCAGCAATAATATCTTCTTGTTCTTTCCATTGTTCATATCTCTCCTACACAGCTAATACATTGAATACTCTCCTGCTTTATATCAAGCTTTATGTTTGAAAAGTAGATAAGTAATGGTCTTGAGGTCCATTACTAATGCTTGCTGCACAAGCAAACTCCATTCTTAGCATGGGCCAAGCAAAGATTGTGTTAGGCCAAACCATCATTTTGTTGATGCTGTATTGTAATGGTGTGCCAGTCAAGATGTCATAATGCCAGATTGACAGGCTCTTGTCAGAATATTTTTGTCTTTCCTTCAACCCAAATATTGTGTGGGTTTCCTTGCTTTACAAGTTCATAATCATTCCTCTTGGTTCATTGAACGTACCCCTACACTGTTGCCATTGGCatacatacatttttttaaaagacattgggAACTATATAAATATATCACCTCTATTTGGACTTGGAAATATCCTtcagtattttgtctgtgagctTTTTCAGTTTTTATGTTGAAACGCCAGCTATGTTCTGCAGTGTGGTTAATGTTCTTGATAAGGTCCCAGTCATTCTAGCATTTTGCCAGCCAAGGGTGAAAATGGAAGAGTTTGGGTATTGCTTAGAATTATATTGGTGGAGTGGAACTTCTcaagtttgtgtgtttgtgtagaaTTATCAGTAAGGTATTGAACAAATGAGTTTATCCTCATTACTTTATTTCTAGGCCCGTGTGAAAAAATTCATGATGAAAACCTCAGAAAACAGTGAGTGGACTATGCTTTATAAACCGCTAAATCTAACTAAACAATAGTGTAAGCATTTAAATAGCAAAAGTTTATTATTTTACTGAAATTGATTGCCTATCATGCTTTTCTGTATTGGACTTTTGCTTTTGCAGTACAAACTTCATCTCTATTTCAGGTTTAGTAAAAATAAGTTATTGGTCACTTTTCAGGTATGAGAAGAGTTCTCGGTTCATGAAAGTAGGCTATGAAAGAGACTTCCTTCGCTATTTACAGAGCTTGCTTGCAGAAGTTGAACGCCGAATTCGAAGAGGCCATGCCCGCCTAGCATTGTCCCAGAATCAGCAGTCTTCAGGTGTAAGTACAAATGCAGATACCAAGGCAAAAAGAACTGTTTCTGCTTGATCTCAGTAGtaggaaaataaattaaaaatgcaaaattGCTTATATTTCTCCAAGAACTTAAAAAAATTTGAATAGTTCTAGTAATTGTATAGACTTGTAAACATGATGGcatcatagggttttttttaataaaaaaaagttaaagacCCAACGTTAATTTTCATGGCCTCAATGCTGTTTTGGTTTTGACTTATTTTATAttataagccacctcaagcaggttctctaagaaatttctaaataaatagagcAATTTAACTATTTGATGTTTCTGAAAATGTATTCGATTCTTATGCTTTCCCACTCATGTTTTTACTCTCAACAGTTTGTAAAATAACAAACACATAAGTCTCACTTAGATTACTAGGTGCATGACTGTTCTAAACTTAGATGAGCAGTATAAGTTAACAATTTGCTTGTCAGTACAATGAATATTTTATGTACTATATGTAGCAATATACCATTTTATGCATTAAAACTTATCATGGAGTTTGTCTTTTTGCTTATGGCATATTTCTTTGATTCATGAGTCTTGCAGTAGTCATGACATAGTCTAATAAACCCAtacagtgttttatttttttctcttgtcAGATAACtgacatttatattttaatatttagcAAGCAGCAGGACCTACTGGTAAAAATGAAGAGAAGATTCAGGTCTTAACTGACAAAATTGATGTACTTCTACAACAGGTAAAAGTTGTATTGAGTGATACAAAAATATTAATCGGAAGCTTGGCTCAGAACATTTTGATAGCATTATTCTCCTTTGTAGATTGAAGAACTGGGTACTGAAGGAAAGGTGGAAGAGGCTCAAGGCATGATGAAACTCGTAGAACAgttaaaagaagagagagagttgCTCAGGTCTACAACTTCAGTAAGTATTCTGCTTCCTTTAAGCCTGGAAGGCACCACAGGATGCAGCCAAATAGTCTGGGCATGTTCACACCACAGTGAGCTGGTTTTTCAGTTTGCAAAAAAACACTTGTATTCTGTAACTGGTCTTGCTTGCCATTCAGACTCTTCTTTGTCAGATTAATTCATTTCTAGTCTGTGGGTTTTGATAGTGCCTACTAAAGGTCTGTATCTTGGGGAAAAATCACAATTGCGAAGGCAGTGTTTGGGAACTTGGTCATCTGGCTTTTTGGATTGGCGCCTGAGTAGTTTGTTTATGCATTAGAGTGGAGCCACTGGATTAGTATATTAGTATATACTCATGTACTTATGGGAGCTGAAAACATTAGTTTGTCATGCTTTCCATCCCCATTCTTGCCATTCATATGTTCACAAGCCATGGTGCATCATacgtttttaaaaaggctttgagAATTACACAAAGTTATCTCTAGCAGAAATGACCAAAACTGAAAGGAATTACATTTCTATATATCTCATAAAAGAGAGTTTACAGTAAGGATTTGTATTGTAGTATGTGTTGTGGTGCCACATTCTGTGTAGTTGGCATAATATGCTGGCCATGTTATTTCTGTAAATATGAATAGTATTGTAGTATTCTATTTTAAAGGTGTAATTGATAGGCTTGGATTCAGCAACAACTTCCAACAGAGCATGGCTTTCTCGCATCTTCCCCTCTGCTGCAACCCAAAATACTTCTCCTGGGTGATGGGAACAGCATGCGGGGGGAACTAGCAAAATTATCTCCCCTACAGCTCTGGAAATCctgtgctggatccagcccataattTCAGATATTGGTGAAGCTGGCACATTTTATGATGTATTTGTTACATTCTAATATTCTGTATGAATTTTGTTAGAATTACCTTTTAGGTTCTTTGTGATCCAAAAAGTGGGGgatagaattgggggggggggattaagcaaGCTGCCTGATCAGATTTTAGATAAAGCTTTAATGTCACTGCATTTATTAACAAGTTCCTTCTCTTCCCAGACAATTGAGAGCTTTGCTGCTCAGGAAAAGCAGATGGAAGTTTGTGAAGTTTGTGGAGCCTTTTTAATTGTAGGAGATGCACAGTCCAGGGTAGATGATCACTTGATGGGGAAACAGCATATGGGCTATGCTAAAATAAAGGCTACAGTTGAAGAATTAAAAGTGAGTTAATCCTATTGATATACAGATAATCCACAATATTCTGTTGGGTGAAAAATACTACAATTGCTAGTGATTGCCTGGTAGTCTTTCCATCCTAAGAACTTTACACTGTGGAGTAAATCTCAGTGATAGCAAATACTATGTCTCTTCAGAAAGAAACAAAGTTCCCATTTCTGTGACCCTTTTGTGTCATGAAACTGGCAAATTCAAAGGCTGCTGGTAATTCCTGTTTtgggaggcttttaaaaaaaaattacaacaaaAGTAGATATATTAACACTCAGTATGTTTTATTGGGCTAACTGCTCTTGGTTGTAAATGGAGAGCCTGCTTACCTGATTTTCCTTTTACACATTCTTCGCTTTTCAGTGGTCCAGACCTTCCAGTAGGAAGCAGGCTGTCTTAGACTTAAGAGGCAGTTTCCCCTATAAGGCCAATCATGACTGCCTCAGCTGATAGAACCAACTAGACCCTACTATGACAAAAAATTAATGTGGAGAAAACAGCAAATTCTAGCCATCCCTCTTAAATCTACGCAAACTGATTCTGCCAATCAGGTGGCTTGTGGACTACTGTCAGACAAAAAGTAGGATAATTTACATTCTAAGAAAAGTATCTGTTCTCCCTACTTGCCACTTTCCAATCATCCAGAAAATGGATTTTTGCATAATAAAGTTCAGAGCTCCAGGAGGGAAAAGAAATGGAGGCAGACACCAGGCAAGACTAGGGGTGAATACATTGGAAAACCTGTGAAAGGCTGCTTTGCCTGTTGATGCATTTTCTCACTCCACAAGTGATAAAAGAGAAGAAGATCTAAAGATTCAATGCTTTTGAGGTAAGCTTTCATGGCCTTCCTCACATGTAAACAATGCCAGGCGTTCTTAGGATAGCCATACTGAGGATGGAAAGGTGGTAGAACAAGCTCTTGCACCCTGTGAAAGAAAGGGTTAACATTGAAATCAAAAGAATCTGTGCAGATTGCTACATGGTCTGTATAGTTAGCTGACAGCACAGGTAATTTAAATTCTCCTGGCCAATTTATTACAACCAGGACTGGAAGAGAGAAATTAGTACCTAGTATCCATCAGCCTGATATGCTGTTAAGCATTCATTGCATGTGCAGAATACCTCTTACAGTGAATGCTGGCTGGTCTCTCCTCATTTTTCCTCAAGGGACCATAACGCTCAGCATGTTTAAATGCAGAATCCCTtaccaaagggggggaaagccattATACAGAGCCAAAGGTCTGAGGGGTATATAATAACTAGACAATCTTAAGCTGCATCACATCTCACTAGAGAAAAAAAGGTCTTGGTTCGGAGATTCTAAATAACTTTTACCCAGGAATAAGCCTTACTCttagttatagatcaaatcaagcctgaactgactagACGCTGAAATGACTGAGGtggttgtactttggtcacattatgagaggagacactggaaaagacaatcatgctaggaagagttgaaggcagcaggaaaagaggaagacccaacaagagatggattgactctctaaaggaagccacggccttcaatttgcaagacctgagcaaggctgttaaagataggacgtttgggaggacattgattcatagggtcgctatgagtcagaagcgacttgacggcgcttcacacacacagtGCTAAGACTGCAAATGGAGAGAAAGTATTCCTGGACATTTGTGCCTTTACCCTCGCTCTATTCAGCTCCACCCTACCCCTATTTTAGGATGAGCAGGAGGGAGTGGCTAGCAAGCAGATGAAACTTGCATCTCTCAGTGAAAGAATTAAAGCAGTTAATAGCCATTTCCTCACCATCATCCACATACCTCTTCAGCACAGTTTTGAATTCTGCCCTACATACTACCTCAAGCTTGTGCCCTTCAGTCACTTAAAAACAACACAGACACCCAAGTGGTCAAAAATGGGGTCATAAGTAAATCAGTTTTTCATGTGTAGTGTGCCATGTATGGTTTTTTACAATTTTATGTCTTGTCTCAGTAGCATTCACTTGAATAAAATGCTAACCTTTAAGAATCCAATAGCAAAATATGAGATGAAGTGAAACGTTTTACAAATAGGTGGATGATATGCTTTAATAATATGTTAACCTTTGTCCTTGCCTTCCTCCTTTTAAGGATGGTAGACTAAATCAGGTATTGTTTTGAGTTGACTTGAATCTTTGTCCTTCTTTCTCCATCCTCACTACCCTTATGTCTCGTTACCATAACATTTCTAGCTTGATTTGGAATGTTTACATGCACAAAGAATTCAGCTGTGGCTAGCTGAAGATTTAGTAGATTTGGGTATGTCTGAGGATTGAATGACGTCAAGTGAGATGTTTTATGCAATATGAATGATCCTTCAAAATGCGTACAttaaatgcagatttttaaacacAGGTAATATTTCATAGTTGTTGCCCCCCCTCAAAGTAAAGGCAAGTCTAAAACCTTTCAGTTGTTAAACTGCAATTGCAGATCGTGATTTTTGCAAGCTTTATTGTCCAAAGTTTATCTGTTATTAGCAGAGTGCCTAAAATGGATCTAAACTTGTCCTTTTGGTCTTTAAGAAAAACAATCAAATTTTAGCAACCATGTTTTATTCCTTTGTGGAATGTTttccttttaaaggaaaaattaagaaaaagaacTGAAGAGCCTGATCGTGATGAGcgattaaaaaaagagaaactaGAACGAGAAGAGCGAGAGAAGGAACGTGAaagagaggaaaaggaaagaaaacggcggcgtgaagaagaagaaaaggaaaaagagagagtACGTGAtagagagaggagaaagaggagtcGTTCACGAAGCATACATTCAAGCAGAACCTCTGACAGGAGAGGAAGTCGATCAAGGGACCATAAAAGAtcaagaagcaaggaaagaaggcgAAGCAGGTACATCCTAGGAAGTGACTTAAAACATCAGAATGATTTAAGTGGAACAATGCAGTGTATTATTGTTAGGACCATTTGTGGCCAAGCGTTGCTTATAAAGCTGCAGGCTACTGCCTTCAGAAACTGAGTTTAAACTTTTCTCCCAACCTGTTATACCCTGTTGATGACCATGTTGTTAGTTACTAACAAAACTTTTAAACGTGTAAGTTCTTTGATCTTTGTATCTTAAATGTTCAGGAGTCGAGATCGGCGCCGAAGTAGA from the Euleptes europaea isolate rEulEur1 chromosome 1, rEulEur1.hap1, whole genome shotgun sequence genome contains:
- the LUC7L3 gene encoding luc7-like protein 3 isoform X2; its protein translation is MISAAQLLDELMGRDRNLAPDEKRSNVRWDHESVCKYYLCGFCPAELFTNTRSDLGPCEKIHDENLRKQYEKSSRFMKVGYERDFLRYLQSLLAEVERRIRRGHARLALSQNQQSSGQAAGPTGKNEEKIQVLTDKIDVLLQQIEELGTEGKVEEAQGMMKLVEQLKEERELLRSTTSTIESFAAQEKQMEVCEVCGAFLIVGDAQSRVDDHLMGKQHMGYAKIKATVEELKEKLRKRTEEPDRDERLKKEKLEREEREKEREREEKERKRRREEEEKEKERVRDRERRKRSRSRSIHSSRTSDRRGSRSRDHKRSRSKERRRSRSRDRRRSRSHDRSDRKHRSRSRDRRRSKSRDRKSYKHRSKSRDREQDRKSKEKEKRGSDDKKSSVKSSSREKQSEDTSMDSKEGDAKNEVNGTSEDIKSEGDTQSN
- the LUC7L3 gene encoding luc7-like protein 3 isoform X1; this translates as MISAAQLLDELMGRDRNLAPDEKRSNVRWDHESVCKYYLCGFCPAELFTNTRSDLGPCEKIHDENLRKQYEKSSRFMKVGYERDFLRYLQSLLAEVERRIRRGHARLALSQNQQSSGQAAGPTGKNEEKIQVLTDKIDVLLQQIEELGTEGKVEEAQGMMKLVEQLKEERELLRSTTSTIESFAAQEKQMEVCEVCGAFLIVGDAQSRVDDHLMGKQHMGYAKIKATVEELKEKLRKRTEEPDRDERLKKEKLEREEREKEREREEKERKRRREEEEKEKERVRDRERRKRSRSRSIHSSRTSDRRGSRSRDHKRSRSKERRRSRSRDRRRSRSHDRSDRKHRSRSRDRRRSKSRDRKSYKHRSKSRDREQDRKSKEKEKRGSDDKKSSVKSSSREKQSEDTSMDSKEGDAKNEVNGTSEDIKSEVQRKYVQMKTELSQV
- the LUC7L3 gene encoding luc7-like protein 3 isoform X3, which produces MISAAQLLDELMGRDRNLAPDEKRSNVRWDHESVCKYYLCGFCPAELFTNTRSDLGPCEKIHDENLRKQYEKSSRFMKVGYERDFLRYLQSLLAEVERRIRRGHARLALSQNQQSSGQAAGPTGKNEEKIQVLTDKIDVLLQQIEELGTEGKVEEAQGMMKLVEQLKEERELLRSTTSTIESFAAQEKQMEVCEVCGAFLIVGDAQSRVDDHLMGKQHMGYAKIKATVEELKEKLRKRTEEPDRDERLKKEKLEREEREKEREREEKERKRRREEEEKEKERVRDRERRKRSRSRSIHSSRTSDRRGSRSRDHKRSRSKERRRSRSRDRRRSRSHDRSDRKHRSRSRDRRRSKSRDRKSYKHRSKSRDREQDRKSKEKGQKISLLD